The genomic interval CGGATGTCATTGAACCACATCGTGTCCGAGAGCGGCGTGATATCGGCGTTGGTCAGGCTGACCTCGAAGAAACGGTTCTGCGCCAGGGACGGCTTGCCGCGGACCGAGTATGTGCCGTCGCTTACCAGGCTCGAATCATCGGCGCGTCCCTTTTTAAGCTCGGCAAAACGGGCCATGTCGATCTGGAATGTCCGGTAACCATTGATGGCAAGACCCACGGTCCCATTGGTGTAACTGGTGCTGTATTCGTAGTAGTTGCTGGAATCGGTGCCGATCCGCATGGTGATCCTGGGATCGCGCCGGAACGATTTAAGAAAAAACGTCAGCGTGTCGTACGCCCGGTAATCCTCGTATTCCTCGGTCCGGCGGTAGACCGTGCAGGTGTGATTATTTTTGATGGCTTTCAGCACAAATTCAAGACCGCCCTCGGGCTTGGGCTGGTTCGTGGTAGGATCGTATTGGATCGGTGTCGGAGACCGGTATGACGGGTGGGTTTTCGTGTTCACCGGAGTTATCTGAAAAACCTCGGACGTATCCACGCCGAACGCGCCGGTCACGCCCCGGTTCTTCCACCGGCTTCCGGTCAGGCTCAGCTTGTAGACCAGCATTGTTTCCGGTTCCGCCGCGCTGTCGAACCACACGCGGATATACCTGATGTTGTGCCAGTCCGGCTGGCCGACCATGGAATCCCACTTCAGCGAATCCTTGATCGGCACGCGGTACATCTTCCACCCCGGCTGCAGGCCGGCGTTTTCCTCGTCCACCTGGAACAAGGTGTCGCCAAGGTTCAACGAATAACTGTAATACTCGTTCTTGGCATTGAGCGAACCGTTGTTGTCGAGATCCTCGGAATCCCAGATCTCGTTCCTCTCGGTACCGTTTATCCCGCCGGAATAATCCTGGGTATAGTAATCGTCGTCGCCGTCGTCCCCCGCGATATTATCGTCGTCATCGCCGAACACACCGTCCAGCCCGGTATCCTCGGTCTGCTGGGTCCACGAGTTGGGCGGCGACAGTCTATCCTCGTCCTGCATTTGCCCGATGCCCTGGAGCGCGCCCGCCGCGTTCCTCCTCAGCTGGTCCTCGTTGATCCACGTACCCAGGTCAACATGGATCCGACCGCTATTCCCTTTAATGACGAGCTCCAGGTTCTCGGTTTCCTCGAGGTTCTTGCCAAAGACGTACTGCGTGAGCCCGGCAAACGTTGCCAGGCTGTCGGGCCGGTAGATTATTTTCAAGACCTCGGCGATCTCGGCCGGGTCCAGGGGATCTTGATAAATATCATTGGCCTGGAGCCGGTCATTGCCCTGCGGGTTATACCAGATCAACCGCTGCCGGACAAAGTTGCTGTCATTAAGACCGGCCGGTTTGGAACTGGGAACCCACAAGATCCTGGTCACCGTGGCGTCATCGCTGATCGTTGACGATTCAAGGTCATCCAGGTAAACCTTGCCTTGGGAATTAAGGTCGGAGAATGAATAGGCGTTCTCAAAATTGATATTGAACTTTGATTCGGTTTCGGTCTGGATCAAGGGCAGCCAGTCGACCGCCTGGGTCACGGCGGGAAGGTTCACCGGCAGGGCGAAATCGGTCTCAAAGACCATCCGGTTGAACGGTTCTTCCCTGAGCCCGACATGGTCCACGCCCGGATACCCCTCGGTCCGGTAAAAGAACGACGAACCCAGGGTTCCCTGGCCCAGCGCCTGCATGCTGCCCCGCACGCCGACCAGCGATTTCTGCGACAGCGAAAAGAACGGCGCGTACTCGGCGACGATGCGTACCTGAGCCGTGGGTGGTATCGGTTTCCTGAACTCCAGTTTTCCTTCGATGTAATCGACGTGATAATCCTTGATCGAATCTTGTTCCTGACCATTAAGGTACACCTTCACGCCGATCACGTTCTCGGGCAGGTCATAAATCGCTTTGGCTTCGATGGTCTTTTTATAGAGGAAATATTTGCCCGTCCCCACCATGTAGTAGGGATTCGAATATATCTCGGAATCAGGCTCGGGCAGGACGCTCGATACGAACGGCAGGGCTTGAGGGAACCTTAGGAGCCCGCGGTCCCTGAGCCAGACCCCCGTGTTCTCATCCGGCAGCTCGTCGTTGTTTTCGTCAATGCCGAGCAGCTTGTTGTAAGTCGTGCCTTCGGCGTTGCGGTCCTGCGGCTGCTGGTCCGAAGGATCGTAGTAGACCCTCAGCGAATCAAGCTTGGAACCGGCCGATACAACCTGGTAATAGTTTTTCTGTTCATAGTATTTCCAGGTCACGGACGACGTATCCATGCTGCGCGGGCAGATCAGCTTCAACTGGATCGTATCCCCGGTGGTCACGGGTTGGATCCCGACCTCGACCGTATCGCCATTACTCAGCTTTCTATACCAGACACCCAGGGCATACTGGTCCGTGCTCAATCCGGAGTTAAGTTCAAGGACCAGCCCGTATAACGTGTAATTGTCCGGCTCGCGCTGCAGGGTGAAATAGCCTTCTTCGTACTCCATCGTATCATCCGGTACATTATCGTCATTGGCGTCCAGGATCGCCCTCGCGTAATAGGTGATGCCGTCATTGTTGTTAAGACTGTTATTGTCGTCAATATAGACTTTAAGGTCAAGCAGGGTTTCACCGGGACCAAGTCCGAGCCAGAAGAATTGCCGCTTGGCGTATTCATTATCCCACATGATGCTGGTATCCGATTTAATGCCGCCCTCAATGACCATTTCCTGGGACGAGGTCTGCTCGTTGGAAGCGATCGCGACGATATCAACGGGGCCGACCTTGGCCATCGATTTTATGCCGAACAATCCGCTGTGCGACGGGATGTCACCGGTATAAGCCGTGCCCGGGATCGACAGCTGGGTGTCACCGCCCTCGATCTCCCGGATGATCTCGTCTTCCTTGCCCTTGTACGTAACCGTGATCTTGTTTTGAGTATCGTCTATCCTTTCCGAGTTATGGTCGATATAGACCTTCATGCGGTCGCCGACCTCGCCGTCCAGGTTGATCGCCATCTCCTGCTTCATCTCCAGCTCCGGGAAGAACGACGGCTGTTGTGAACCGGCTATGCTGGACACGAAAGTCTGGCTGCCGCCCATCGTGATCTTCACGTAACCGCCGACATCGAGCTTTCCGGTCTCGCCCATGAATTCGCTGAATCCGCCCTTGGGCAGCGGTATCTCGAAAGTTCCGATTAATCCCTTGCTCGCGTACCCGCCCTGCTTGACCATGTCCTTTTTCAACTCTTCCAGGAGCGATTTTTGGTTGTTGTACAACAGGTTCGCCGCAAAATAATCATCCAGCGACTTGATACTGTCAATGGCGAAAACCTGACCCTGGATCGTACGCGCGAAAACGACAAAATTGTCTTCCAGGTTGATGAACACCTTGGTCTCGTAAGGGGACGCCAATTGCGCGAAAAATACCAGCGCGAACACGGTTGTCATGAAGAGCTCGCTACTCTTTCCTGGTTTTAATTCTATCCACGATCGACTGGGCGTCAAGGCCGACCGTCTTGAGCAGCACCTCGCGCGGTCCGTGCTCGACGAAATTGTCGGGCAGTCCGATCGTCGTGATCGAGACGCCGGAGCTCATCGACCGGCAGAAATCGGTAACCGCGCTGCCAAAGCCGCCGATCATCGCGTTCTCCTCGATCGTTACGATGCGCGCGGCTTTTTTCAACAGGTCTTTCAACATTTGGGTGTCCAGCGGCTTAGCGAAACGGGCATTGATGATCAAAGGATCATACCCTTTTGCCTGGAGCAATGGCAATGCTTCGACGGCTTTTTGCACCATCGAGCCGATCGCGAGGATCGCCAGGTCATTTTTCCCGCCCTGGTGAATAACCTCCCAGGTGCCGATCTTAAGCTCAGCCGGATCGCTGTTCTTGATCACGCTGCAACTTCCCCTGGGATAGCGGATAACAAAAGGCCCTTTGCGGTAATTAACCGCGGTTTTGAGCAGGGCGATCAGTTCCTCGCCGTCCTTGGGCGCGCTGACCACGGTATTGGGCACGCAACCGAAGAACGAAAGGTCGAACGGACCGTGATGCGTGGGCCCGTCCTCGCCGACCAGACCGGCGCGGTCAACGCAGAAGACCACCGGCGCTTTCTGCAGGCACACGTCATGGATTATCTGGTCATAGGCGCGCTGGAGGAACGTCGAATAGATCGCGCAAACCGGGATATAACCAGCAAGGGCGAGCGCGCTGGCCGTCGTGACCGCGTGTTGTTCGGTTATTCCCACGTCGAAGAAGCGGTCGGGCAGTTCCTCGCGGAACCTCGCCAATCCGGTGCCCAGGCACATCCCCGCCGTGATGGCGACGATCTTCGGGTTCTGCTTCGCAAGTGCGAGCAGGGCGTCGCCGAACACATCGGTGTACGAAATTTGTTTTGGTTTTTCCTTGCCGGTCAAAACATCGTAAGCGCCGATACCGTGGAACCGTTCGGGCTCGTCCTCGGCCGGCTTGTAGCCCTTGCCTTTGCGGGTCACGACATGGACTAAACGGGGTCCTTTCATATCCTTGACCCTGGTCAGCGTGTCGATCAGATCGTTGAGCTTGTGACCGTCCAACGGTCCGATATACCGGAAACCAAGTTCCTCGAAGATCACGGCCGGCGCGTAGAGACCCTTAAGGCCTTCCTGAATCCGCTTCGCGAAATTCCTGCCGCGCTCGCGCATATAGGGAGGAAATTTCCCTATGAACATCCACAGATCGTCGCGGAACCGGTTATAGGTCCGCGTCGTGATGATCTTGGTCAGATACTGGGAGAGCGCGCCGACCGATTCGCCGATCGACCGCTCGTTGTCGTTGAGGACGACCATTACGTCCTTTTTCATATGGCCTATATGGTTCAGCGCTTCAAATGCCATGCCCGTGGCCAGCGATCCGTCGCCGATCACGCTGATGATCTTGTACTTTTCATTGTTCAGGTCGCGGGCCAGGACGAACCCCGCGGCCGCGGACAAAGAGGTCGATGAATGTCCGGTATCGAAAACGTCGAACCGGGATTCCTTGCGCTTGGGAAATCCGCTGATGCCCTTGTGTTTGCGCAGGGTCTTGAACGCTGCATACCTGCCGGTCACAAGCTTCTGGGCATAGGTCTGGTGACCCACGTCCCAGATGATCTTATCCTGTTCCGCGTCAAAGACGCGGTACAGCGCAAGCGTCAGTTCCACGACGCCCAGAGAGGGCGCGAGGTGCCCGCCCGTCTTCGAGCAGGTCTGGATCATTTCATTGCGGATCTCCTGGCATAGAACCTGGAGCTGTTCCAGTGACAGTTCTTTTAGGTCATTGGGATTTTTGATATTTTCAAGGATAGACATTTCAGTTATTGGTTATCGCGATAGTATGTTATATCTATATAGAAATCTATACTGGGTTACCTGTTAAAATGTTCGGTTTAAAATGAAATCCGTGAGTTCGCTGAAAACATTGAAACGCGCGCCCAATTTCAGGAAACGTTTTTTTGCCAGGGCCGCATACCGCTGGGCGCGGAACCGCGCACCGTCGAGCCCGTATACGCGGAGCGCCGTCAATTTTCCCGCCTTGTCGTCTTTCCCAGGTGTCTTACCGAGACTGTCCTTTTTACCGACCATGTCGAGGATATCATCAGTGTACTGGAACAGGATCCCCATGAAGATCCCGGCAGAATAAAGGGTATCTATCACTGCCCGCGCGGCCCGCGCCATGATCGCGCCCGCCTGGATCGATACCGCGATGAACTTCGCGGTCTTATTCAGATGGATAAGTCTCAATGTCTTCGGGTTCAATTCCTTGTGTTCCTCGATATCCAGGACCTGACCATAAACGATCCCTTTGGGCCCGACCGCCCGGCTGACGGTCGCGACCACTTCCATTTTTTCAGGGGCATGGTCGGCACCTGCGGTCATAAGTTCATAAGCGTAGGCGTATAACCCGTCGCCGGCAAGGATCGCCCTGGCTTCGCCAAATTTCTTGTGGGACGACTCGCGCCCGCGGCGAAAATCATCGTTGTCCATGGACGGCAGGTCATCATGGATGAGCGAGTACGTATGGATGAGCTCCAGGCTGCACGCGACACCCATGATCCCGGCAGTATCGGTACCGCCGCTGGCTTCATAGCTGGCGATCGCCAATATCGGACGGATCCTTTTGCCTTGTTCCAGGGAATACTGCATGACATTGTAGAAAGGATTTCCGCCGGCGAAATATCTTTTTAGAGCGTCGTCAACCACTGCCTTCTTTTCTTTCAAATACATATTTATGTCCATCTTAAGTGTTATAATTTTAACGCAAAATGGCCTTTTGTCAAGAGGTACTGCAGAGATTTCTGCTCTGCCTTACCTCCCCCTTGATGGGGGAGGATAGAGGTGGGGTTGACTGTTGTATCTTATTCGTTACCCTTTTATGTATTTCACCCTCCCCTTTATCCCCTCCCGTCAAGGGAGGGGAAGTGTTGGAGGAACATATATTTTAATGTAGAGAGCATTAAAAATTAAAAAATCTGGGCATTGATTTATGAGTTAAGATATATATTGTATATAATATATGGAATTTTTGGATAGAAACTTAAACGGTTCGGTGTTCATATGCGCGGGAGAACCATCCGGCGATCTCTATGGAGCGTATTTCGCTGATCTGATCAAAAAAGATCATTCAAAAATAAAGTTCTATGGTATCGGCGGACCCAGAATGGCCCGGTCCGGTGTTGAGATCCTTGGTGATTATCAGGGAATGTCCATGATGACCTTTGGATTTTCCGCTGGTTTATCAGGGATCGTCCAAAATTACCGGGCGTATCGCAAGATCTGCCGTTTGATCCGGAGAACAAAGCCGGAGACCTTTATCGCGGTCGCTTACCCGGGCGTGAACCTCCTGCTTGGCAGGTACGCGAAAGATCATGGAATGAAAGTCTACTATCTCATGCCGCCCCAGATCTGGGCGTGGGGCGCTTTCAGGAAATATTTTCTGAAAAAATGGACCGACCAGGTGATATCGCTTTTTCCGTTCGAGCACCGGTTTCTTCAGCAACTGGGCATGCATTCCATCCTGCTGGAAAATCCACTCCGCCAGGAATTGCAGAAATACCGGCGCCGCGATCACAAGAAACGCATTGGCTTCATGCCTGGTTCGCGTCCCGGCATGATCAGGCGGAATATGACCGTTATACAAAAGTTAGCGGCTGCCATGAAAGCTCAAAAAGCCGGCGCTGGCACTGAATATGTTCTCATCTTTCCCCCATCAATGGATAGCTCCCCGTTCCCGCTTCCCAGCCCCAACCCATTCATTATATCTTATGATCATTACCAGGCAATGCGCGACTGCGATCTTCTGGTCACCTGCTCGGGCACGGCGTCCCTGGAAGCCGCGTTCATGGGTATCCCCCAGGTCTTTTTCCATCGGCCTTCGTTCTTTGACTACCACATCGCCCGGCATTTTATCCGCTTGAAGGAATACAACCTTGCGAACCTGTATTTTGAAAAAAAAATTGCACCATCATATATCTGCCGGAGCATCAAAGACCTGGTCGCGCTGTTGACTAAGCACCTGATTTGAGGTATAATTAATCAGGCAATGGAAATCGCTAACCTGGTGACCCATCCTTTCGGCATCGGTGAAAAACTTATTTTAGAATTGATGAAGCAGGGCGAGACCGTCCACACGGTCTACGCTTCGCCCAAGGACGTGCCCATGTCCTTGCTCGGCAAACCGCGGTTGAAATGGGGATTTTACAAGTTCGAGGGCGACAAGGATCTGAACATGGAAAAAGGCCTACCCCGGAAAGTGGAGACTGTTTTCCATATCTTCGACCTTTACGGCGGTTCCATCCCCCGACTGATGATGGCCAACACCATGACTACGGTCCTACTCCTGGATTGGGCGAAAAAGGTCGGCGCCAAACAGTTCATCTTCGTTTCCACGGGCGAGGTTTACGGTAATGGCAGGGCGTGTTCTGAGACCACGCCATATAACCCCCGCAGCGCCTACGCAACCACGAAATTCCAATCCGAGATCATTTCGCGCTATTATAGCCGGAGCATTGCGCTCAAGACCGTGCGGCTGTTCTTCCCTTTCGGAAAAGGCATGAACCAGGGATACATACACAACCTAGTCGAGTCCGTGAAAACGAACGGCACGATCGAAACCGAATACGGAACGATAACGCCGACCTACGCAGATGACGTTATCGGACCGCTGATCAAAGTCCGCGGTGTCAATGACGTCATCGGCTTCAATTTCTGCGGGAATCCCATGGCTGTGGCCGACGTGGTCAAAGTCATTGAAGGCGCGCTCAACAAAACCGCCAAAAAAGTCGTCATGGGTAAGGCGGAGTTGACCGGGAACAATGCCAAGGCGAGAGAATTGCTCGGATTCAGGGAAACGCCGTTTGACCAGGCAGTGCGGCAATCGTTCGGTTCCTAAATCCGCGGTTTTGGCTATGATCCATTCTTTGATCCATCATTAGATGCATCATCCTCTGTTCACAGCCAGTCTGCCATTATGATCGACATCCTGCTGGTCAATCCCCGGGAAACCGGAAGGTTCTTTGAAAAAATGCCGCCGCTGGGCCCGGCATCGATCGCCGCAAACCTGGAAAAAAACGAATACTCGGTAAAGATCATCGATTTCGAGATCGAAAAGCAACCGCTTGAATACTGGTTGAACCGTTTTCATCCGCGGTTTCTTGGTATCTCAGGGACGACCCACACGCGTTTTGAAGCGTTCCGGCTCGCGCGTGAAGCCAAGGCCTTTGATAAAACGATCACCGTCGTTTATGGCGGCGTTCACGCCTCATGCGCTGCGGTTAACACGCTCAACAAAATTCCTGAGATCGATTTTATCGTCCGCGGCGAGGGTGAAGAGACGGTCGTCAACATGATCAAGGCGTATAAGACCGACCTTGACTTCTCCATCATCCGGGGGCTTGCTTACCGGGGGGATGGCGTGATAATTGACAACCCCCAGGCGCACCGCGCCGATCTTAATGACCTCCCCATGCCCGCGTACCATCTCCTTGACATGAAACGTTACTCGCTCAGGATGCCGTTCAATAACCGGAAAGGGATCTCCCTGATCACGTCGCGCGGCTGCCAGGCGCGATGCACCTTCTGCTCGGCAAGCCATATGTTCAGCCATCTGGTCACGACAAGATCAGCTCCGCTCGTGGCCGACGAGATCTCCCGGCTTTTCACGGCTTATGGTTATGAAGCGGTCAAGATCTTCGACAGCACATTCACGATAGATCGCGATCACGCGCTCGGATTCTGCCGTGAGATCACAAACCGCGACCTGAAATTCCCCTGGGAATGCGAGATCAGGGTTGGTACGGTCGATATAGAACTCCTCGAAAAGATGCAGGAAGCGGGCTGCTATCATGTCGACGTCGGCATCGAATCCGGCAGCCAGAAGGTCCTCGACCTGATGCGCAAGGGCATAACCGTGGAACAGGCGCATGATACTCTCCAGCTGTGTCATAAGATCGGTCTCAAGATCAAAGCGTTCTTTTCCTATGGACATATCGGCGAAACCATGAAAGATGTGGATATGACCTTCGCCTTCATTGAAAAGCATAAGGACATGATCGACGTGGTCGCCAGCGGCGCCGGCGTGAGGATCTATCCCGGAACATATCTGGAAACATACGCCCGCAAGAACGATCTGCTCCCGGCTGATTTTGAGTGGAGCCTGCCGTACGAGGATGAGCGACTCGAGTCGATCTTCCAGACGCCATCCGTACCGGTTTTGATCCAGGCGCAGCTGGGGTATGCCGAACTGGAGAAGATCGCGCTCCGGATATATGGTAACCGATATCGCGGCTGGGACGGATTCAAGCTTGGGCTGACCAAAGTGACCGATCCGGTCAAGCTGCGTAAGTTAACCCGGGTCATGAAATTAAAGTTGAAGGATAGATTTAAAAAGCCAGATCCAGACAAAACTTGAAGATCCTGCACGTGACGTTCGAGAATTTTCAGGATGTACCCGGGCTCCTGAGCCGCAGCCACGCTTTTTTCGGCGATCAGGGAGCATTGGTAACGATG from bacterium carries:
- the dxs gene encoding 1-deoxy-D-xylulose-5-phosphate synthase, encoding MSILENIKNPNDLKELSLEQLQVLCQEIRNEMIQTCSKTGGHLAPSLGVVELTLALYRVFDAEQDKIIWDVGHQTYAQKLVTGRYAAFKTLRKHKGISGFPKRKESRFDVFDTGHSSTSLSAAAGFVLARDLNNEKYKIISVIGDGSLATGMAFEALNHIGHMKKDVMVVLNDNERSIGESVGALSQYLTKIITTRTYNRFRDDLWMFIGKFPPYMRERGRNFAKRIQEGLKGLYAPAVIFEELGFRYIGPLDGHKLNDLIDTLTRVKDMKGPRLVHVVTRKGKGYKPAEDEPERFHGIGAYDVLTGKEKPKQISYTDVFGDALLALAKQNPKIVAITAGMCLGTGLARFREELPDRFFDVGITEQHAVTTASALALAGYIPVCAIYSTFLQRAYDQIIHDVCLQKAPVVFCVDRAGLVGEDGPTHHGPFDLSFFGCVPNTVVSAPKDGEELIALLKTAVNYRKGPFVIRYPRGSCSVIKNSDPAELKIGTWEVIHQGGKNDLAILAIGSMVQKAVEALPLLQAKGYDPLIINARFAKPLDTQMLKDLLKKAARIVTIEENAMIGGFGSAVTDFCRSMSSGVSITTIGLPDNFVEHGPREVLLKTVGLDAQSIVDRIKTRKE
- a CDS encoding polyprenyl synthetase family protein encodes the protein MYLKEKKAVVDDALKRYFAGGNPFYNVMQYSLEQGKRIRPILAIASYEASGGTDTAGIMGVACSLELIHTYSLIHDDLPSMDNDDFRRGRESSHKKFGEARAILAGDGLYAYAYELMTAGADHAPEKMEVVATVSRAVGPKGIVYGQVLDIEEHKELNPKTLRLIHLNKTAKFIAVSIQAGAIMARAARAVIDTLYSAGIFMGILFQYTDDILDMVGKKDSLGKTPGKDDKAGKLTALRVYGLDGARFRAQRYAALAKKRFLKLGARFNVFSELTDFILNRTF
- a CDS encoding NAD(P)-dependent oxidoreductase, coding for MEIANLVTHPFGIGEKLILELMKQGETVHTVYASPKDVPMSLLGKPRLKWGFYKFEGDKDLNMEKGLPRKVETVFHIFDLYGGSIPRLMMANTMTTVLLLDWAKKVGAKQFIFVSTGEVYGNGRACSETTPYNPRSAYATTKFQSEIISRYYSRSIALKTVRLFFPFGKGMNQGYIHNLVESVKTNGTIETEYGTITPTYADDVIGPLIKVRGVNDVIGFNFCGNPMAVADVVKVIEGALNKTAKKVVMGKAELTGNNAKARELLGFRETPFDQAVRQSFGS
- a CDS encoding radical SAM protein, which translates into the protein MIDILLVNPRETGRFFEKMPPLGPASIAANLEKNEYSVKIIDFEIEKQPLEYWLNRFHPRFLGISGTTHTRFEAFRLAREAKAFDKTITVVYGGVHASCAAVNTLNKIPEIDFIVRGEGEETVVNMIKAYKTDLDFSIIRGLAYRGDGVIIDNPQAHRADLNDLPMPAYHLLDMKRYSLRMPFNNRKGISLITSRGCQARCTFCSASHMFSHLVTTRSAPLVADEISRLFTAYGYEAVKIFDSTFTIDRDHALGFCREITNRDLKFPWECEIRVGTVDIELLEKMQEAGCYHVDVGIESGSQKVLDLMRKGITVEQAHDTLQLCHKIGLKIKAFFSYGHIGETMKDVDMTFAFIEKHKDMIDVVASGAGVRIYPGTYLETYARKNDLLPADFEWSLPYEDERLESIFQTPSVPVLIQAQLGYAELEKIALRIYGNRYRGWDGFKLGLTKVTDPVKLRKLTRVMKLKLKDRFKKPDPDKT